In Bombina bombina isolate aBomBom1 chromosome 6, aBomBom1.pri, whole genome shotgun sequence, a single genomic region encodes these proteins:
- the LOC128664612 gene encoding nodal homolog 2-A-like — MNLLWITLCSTFFSLVKGLPTLTERKPVRIPLQASYMELRAPTTFHANRQSQSMKYPLYMMQLYKTLIMGNDLNLPILERPVLQESDAVVSLIAKGFTQVDNHWTLSFDMSSISSNTDLKLAELRIHLPAFQSSTVATVDIYHSKDGEGRVFLGSFNTNPSATLGSWKVFNLTKMLQYYLHQEEHFPNGEYIKAEDMPEKNLATFNVAEVNEQQNTDFTHNTYLASEKVMFVVFAKDKHSDNLSDSNSLIKMVETSKYVSAENLISISVVRRQRRNRLEQQHSIMLNNIYSRPVDGGKPLCRRVDMIVDFEKIGWGDQIIYPKKFNAYRCEGDCPIPLNEEFKPTNHAYIKSLLKLYDNDRAGCISCVPIKMRALSLLHYEDERAVLKHHEDMIVEECGCR; from the exons ATGAATTTGCTTTGGATCACCCTTTGCAGCACCTTCTTCTCCCTTGTAAAGGGGCTCCCTACTCTTACAGAGAGAAAACCTGTTAGGATTCCTCTCCAAGCATCCTACATGGAACTGAGGGCTCCAACTACTTTTCATGCGAACAGACAATCCCAGAGTATGAAATATCCACTCTACATGATGCAGCTTTACAAGACCCTCATAATGGGAAATGATTTAAACCTACCTATTCTAGAACGTCCTGTCCTTCAGGAGTCTGATGCTGTTGTAAGCCTGATTGCAAAAG GATTCACCCAAGTTGACAATCACTGGACACTTTCCTTCGATATGTCTTCAATATCAAGCAACACTGACCTGAAGTTGGCTGAACTAAGAATTCATCTGCCAGCATTTCAGAGTTCAACAGTTGCAACAGTGGACATTTACCATAGCAAGGACGGGGAGGGACGCGTTTTTCTAGGGTCATTTAACACCAACCCTTCTGCTACTCTGGGTTCCTGGAAAGTATTCAACCTCACCAAGATGCTACAATATTATCTTCACCAAGAAGAACATTTCCCTAATGGGGAATATATAAAGGCTGAAGACATGCCAGAGAAAAACCTAGCAACATTCAATGTAGCAGAAGTAAATGAGCAACAGAATACAGATTTCACCCATAACACTTACTTAGCTTCTGAGAAAGTTATGTTTGTTGTTTTTGCTAAGGACAAACACTCTGACAATCTCTCAGACTCTAACAGCCTTATTAAGATGGTCGAGACTTCCAAGTATGTCAGTGCAGAGAACCTTATATCAATATCTGTTGTTAGGAGACAAAGAAGAAACAGACTGGAGCAGCAACACAGCATCATGTTGAACAATATTTATTCTAGACCAGTGGATGGTGGGAAACCTCTGTGCAGAAGGGTGGATATGATTGTTGACTTTGAAAAGATTGGATGGGGTGACCAGATTATTTATCCCAAGAAATTCAATGCCTACAGGTGTGAGGGAGATTGTCCTATCCCACTGAATGAAGAGTTCAAACCTACAAACCACGCCTATATAAAG agtcTACTCAAACTGTATGACAATGACCGTGCTGGATGTATTTCATGCGTCCCCATAAAGATGAGAGCCTTGTCTTTGCTACACTATGAAGATGAAAGAGCCGTTCTTAAACACCATGAGGACATGATTGTTGAAGAATGTGGATGCCGCTAA